A genomic segment from Spinacia oleracea cultivar Varoflay chromosome 3, BTI_SOV_V1, whole genome shotgun sequence encodes:
- the LOC110794104 gene encoding photosynthetic NDH subunit of subcomplex B 1, chloroplastic-like, translating to MATSLLSKSLTPIFLSSPSSLPNSNHLTTKLLFLNPLEHSPSAKRSIVLLQAKNKNPWLDLFYDGEDEPDTEYGSMFSDGKQDEDSYPRDNPENPYGFLKFPQGYAVEVASLGSKVRGDVRRCCCVVSGGVYDNLLFFPAIQLIKDRYPGVQIDIITSARGKQTYEMNKNVRWATVYDLDDNFPDPEYTDMLGLLKNRYYDMVLSTKLAGLGHASILFMTTTRDGVSYVYPNVNAAGAGLLLSETFTPDSMNLSEGGYNMYHQMIEWLGRPVKDIPQHLASPLKVSISRKLKEAVEAKYKEAGAEKGKYVVFWQQFLLAQTM from the exons ATGGCTACTTCTCTACTGTCAAAGAGTCTAACTCCAATATTCTTAAGTTCTCCTTCCTCCTTGCCTAATTCCAACCACCTTACTACAAAACTCTTGTTTCTGAATCCACTAGAGCACTCACCTAGTGCAAAAAGATCAATTGTTCTGCTACAAGCGAAGAACAAAAACCCGTGGTTAGATCTATTTTATGACGGAGAGGATGAACCAGATACGGAATACGGGTCAATGTTTAGTGATGGGAAGCAAGATGAGGACTCGTATCCACGGGATAATCCCGAAAACCCATACGGGTTCCTCAAGTTCCCACAGGGATATGCAGTTGaggttgcatcattgggatcaaAGGTGAGAGGAGATGTCAGGAGATGTTGCTGTGTAGTTTCTGGTGGTGTTTATGATAACTTGCTTTTCTTCCCAGCAATTCAGTTGATCAAGGATAGGTATCCTGGTGTTCAGATTGATATAATTACATCAGCTAGGGGTAAACAGACTTATGAAATGAATAAAAATGTGAGGTGGGCAACTGTTTATGATCTTGATGATAACTTTCCTGATCCTGAGTACACTGACATGCTTGGACTTCTTAAG AATAGATATTATGACATGGTACTGTCTACAAAACTAGCAGGATTAGGGCATGCATCAATTTTGTTCATGACAACAACCAGAGATGGAGTTAGCTATGTTTATCCCAATGTAAATGCAGCAGGAGCTGGACTCCTTCTGTCTGAAACATTTACACCAGACAGTATGAACCTTTCAGAAGGAGGATATAACAT GTACCATCAGATGATTGAATGGTTAGGACGGCCAGTTAAGGACATACCACAACATCTAGCTTCCCCCTTAAAGGTTTCAATTTCAAGGAAGCTGAAAGAAGCTGTGGAAGCTAAATATAAAGAAGCAGGAGCAGAAAAGGGAAAATATGTAGTTTTTTGGCAGCAATTTTTACTAGCCCAGACAATGTAA
- the LOC110796509 gene encoding uncharacterized protein, translating to MVAGGDGGCRVVVSGGDGSDRRLRWLPAMMSLRIISRVAGGGMVVDVGRKKDEFLRHPADSPQWRTIDKKYLEFGKEVRNLRLSLCTDGMNPYGSLSSQHSTWPVLLAIYNLPPWLCMKRKYIMLSLLISGPKQPGHDIDVYLAPLIDDLKLLWNEGVPIRQDEKSVVQNSGVKVVASSRVYASAKDKRPFDSTQSYYGVIEEIWELDYTYFVIPIFRCQWANNHNASLAKQVFYVVDNIDPRWRVVAQGKRHILGIDDVVDEDEYDECKLGECRILLCEPGSKHRLQKLQLNFPRTVATMDDHRDNEIQGIDGATHPTGESQDTNTSKKTKFRGPSKGVQAKKPMYLQYNQYGIPDGEWSREYGKQVGSCAARININVKEYSTLDEHTKKGFWEETKLMFHIIDDPAKRREKYFHMCVAKRFGAFKSRLTRRWITKKEKMPKHQTDDMPWDIYNQITEDDWKTFVMERNKPEMLVRREKASKSALQTKHPHRTGQKGYVRKRPEWINDGRLPPEAALTLSSGSSSVTSSLTTASDRFKKFRSVEWILAHQVKNKEGKWEVDPNDKEAVNIAKMVLEYIEEEGKGNISFTQGEDALTKAMGKKDHRGRVKATGGVNVGYKVAFGPIDRSSRCGHSEPSPEAVESIRASVRREFEDQLERKVAEALQKQLATLKATGQLNTLSTPALDSALVSDEFDVNRALETARPNSSQQPRELKAITPCRLALEDKVLGNKVIVADGMAYPLDGSLHQHFRSMKPSHYKVQVDCIYDGHDDDTLPVPTGDGLNNLGRALASFVQWPIHLVIFEEDEV from the exons ggaggaagaaagatgaattCCTTAGACATCCGGCTGATTCTCCTCAATGGAGAACTATTGATAAGAAGTATCTTGAATTTGGcaaggaggttagaaatctgAGACTTTCTCTATGTACAGATGGGATGAATCCATACGGCTCTCTGAGTAGTCagcatagcacttggccggttcttcttgcaATTTACAATCTTCCTCCATGGTTGTGTATGAAACGCAAGTATATCATGTTGTCACTCCTCATCTCAGGGCCTAAGCAGCCAGGACATGATATAGATGTGTATCTCgctccactcatagatgatttgaaattgttgtggaatgaaggtgttcCAAT aagGCAAGATGAAAAGAGTGTAGTGCAAAATAGTGGAGTAAAGGTTGTTGCATCATCTAGGGTCTATGCAAGCGCTAAGGATAAAAGGCCGTTTGATTcaacacaatcatattatggtgttatcgaagaaatatgggagcttgattaTACCTATTTTGTGATCCCTATTTTTCGGTGTCAGTGGGCTAACAACCACAATG catcacTAGCTAAGCAAGTTTTTTATGTGGTTGACAATATTGATCCTAGATGGCGTGTTGTTGCCCAAGGAAAAAGACATATTttgggtattgatgatgttgtagATGAAGATGAGTATGATGA GTGTAAACTTGGTGAATGTCGTATCCTCTTATGTGAGCCAGGTTCCAAGCACAGGTTGCAGAAATTGCAGTTGAATTTTCCTAG GACCGTAGCTACCATGGATGATCATCGTGATAATGAAATACAGGGAATTGATGGAGCTACTCATCCTACGGGGGAATCACAAGATACCAACACTAGTAAAAAGACCAAATTCCGTGGTCCGTCAAAAGGAGTTCAAGCCAAAAAGCCCATGTATCTTCAGTATAATCAATATGGAATCCCCgatggagaatggtcaagagAATACGGGAAGCAAGTTGGGTCTTGTGCTGCTAGAATTAACATTAATGTGAAAGAATATTCAACGTTAGATGAACACACAAAGAAGGGGTTTTGGGAGGAGACCAAG CTTATGTTCCACATTATTGATGATCCGgctaaaaggagagaaaaatattttcatatgTGTGTGGCGAAACGCTTTGGAGCTTTCAAGTCCAGGTTAACGCGGCGTTGGATaactaagaaagaaaaaatgccGAAACATCAGACAGACGACATGCCTTGGGACATCTACAATCAAAtcacagaggatgattggaaaACATTTGTGATGGAACGAAACAAGCCGGAGATGTTG GTTCGTAGAGAAAAAGCAAGTAAAAGTGCATTACAAACCAAGCACCCACATCGCACAGGCCAAAAGGGTTATGTTAGAAAGAGACCAGAGTGGATAAATGATGGGCGACTACCGCCAGAGGCAGCTTTAACCCTCTCAAGTGGCTCCTCCTCAGTGACCTCATCACTCACCACAGCGTCAGATAGATTTAAGAAGTTTAGATCAGTAGAGTGGATCTTGGCTCATCAAGTTAAAAACAAAGAGGGAAAGTGGGAAGTTGACCCGAATGATAAGGAAGCCGTAAATATTGCTAAGATGGTT TTGGAGTACATAGAAGAAgagggaaaaggaaatatttctTTCACCCAGGGAGAAGATGCCCTCACCAAGGCTATGGGAAAAAAGGATCACCGTGGGCGTGTCAAGGCAACAGGTGGAGTCAATGTCGGTTACAAAGTTGCTTTCGGTCCAATAGACCGAAGTAGTAGATGTGGCCATAGTGAACCATCACCGGAGGCAGTCGAATCAATCAGAGCTTCAGTGAGAAGGGAGTTTGAAGATCAATTAGAGAGAAAGGTGGCGGAGGCCCTCCAAAAGCAACTAGCCACATTGAAAGCAACCGGTCAACTAAACACCCTCTCTACCCCCGCACTTGATTCTGCTCTTGTAAGTGATGAGTTTGATGTTAACCGTGCACTCGAAACCGCTCGTCCGAATTCATCGCAGCAACCACGCGAGCTGAAG GCCATAACTCCATGTCGTCTTGCCCTTGAGGATAAAGTTTTGGGTAACAAAGTGATAGTGGCAGATGGTATGGCATACCCATTGGATGGTTCGTTGCACCAACACTTTAGATCGATGAAGCCTAGTCATTATAAGGTCCAAGTTGATTGTATTTACGACGGACATGATGATGATACTCTTCCGGTACCTACTGGAGATGGATTAAATAACTTAGGCAGGGCTCTTGCTAGTTTTGTGCAATGGCCAATTCACTTGGTGATTTTCGAAGAAGACGAggtataa